One segment of Fuscovulum ytuae DNA contains the following:
- a CDS encoding Gfo/Idh/MocA family protein: MLNVAVIGLGWWGKTITRRLAGSEELRVVRAVDLFPDRHADYVAEHGIPVGASYDEVIADPGVDVVVLCTPNSLHTAQVAAAARAGKHVFCEKPLALTRAEAEASVAICAEHGVMLGIGHERRFELAMQEIERLVRTGALGTIMHAESSFSHDKLINVPPTDWRRSAKESPAAGMTAMGIHLSDAYVNLFGPVAEVQAMTARRVLEGENGDVVSALLRHESGVTTYLNAILYTPLYLRFAVFGTKAWVEYRNETHPDTPGPSTLVMQVTGEPAQVTTYDWTDSVRANLDQFARAIRGAEAYAFTDAQKIGNIAVVEAVVKSAATGETVRLAPSGA, from the coding sequence ATGCTGAACGTGGCTGTGATCGGTCTTGGCTGGTGGGGGAAGACCATTACCCGCCGTCTGGCCGGATCAGAGGAATTGCGCGTGGTGCGGGCGGTGGACCTGTTCCCCGACCGGCATGCCGACTACGTGGCCGAGCATGGCATCCCGGTTGGGGCAAGCTATGACGAGGTGATTGCCGATCCGGGGGTGGATGTGGTGGTGCTTTGCACGCCGAACAGCCTTCACACGGCCCAAGTTGCGGCGGCGGCGCGGGCTGGCAAGCATGTGTTTTGCGAGAAGCCCCTTGCCCTGACGCGGGCAGAGGCAGAGGCGAGCGTGGCCATCTGCGCCGAACATGGCGTGATGCTGGGTATCGGCCATGAGCGGCGGTTCGAACTGGCGATGCAGGAAATCGAGCGGCTGGTTCGAACAGGTGCGCTGGGCACGATCATGCATGCGGAGTCGAGCTTTTCGCATGACAAGCTGATCAATGTGCCGCCGACCGATTGGCGGCGGAGCGCGAAGGAAAGCCCGGCGGCGGGGATGACGGCGATGGGCATCCATCTGTCGGACGCCTATGTGAACCTGTTCGGGCCTGTCGCCGAGGTGCAGGCGATGACCGCGCGACGCGTGCTGGAGGGCGAGAATGGCGATGTTGTCAGCGCCCTGCTGCGGCATGAAAGCGGGGTCACGACCTATCTGAACGCGATCCTTTATACGCCGCTTTATCTGCGCTTTGCGGTCTTTGGCACGAAGGCCTGGGTCGAGTATCGTAACGAGACCCATCCTGACACGCCGGGGCCTTCGACGCTGGTGATGCAGGTGACGGGCGAGCCGGCGCAAGTGACGACTTATGACTGGACCGATTCGGTACGCGCCAATCTGGACCAGTTCGCCCGCGCCATCCGGGGGGCGGAGGCCTATGCCTTCACCGATGCGCAGAAGATCGGGAATATCGCGGTGGTCGAGGCGGTGGTGAAATCGGCCGCGACCGGCGAGACGGTGCGCCTTGCGCCGTCTGGGGCGTGA
- a CDS encoding GlcG/HbpS family heme-binding protein yields the protein MLTLEIADRIADGTLAAGRAKGAQPLTVVVLDAGGHVVVAKRADNSGILRIEIATGKAYGALGFGLPSRVLFSRAQENPNFFNAVAMASGGRLVPNAGGVLLRDGEGRIVGAVGVSGDTADMDEICALAGIEGSGLTGDVGRG from the coding sequence ATGCTGACCTTGGAAATTGCGGATCGGATCGCAGATGGCACGCTGGCGGCCGGGCGCGCGAAGGGAGCGCAGCCCTTGACGGTGGTGGTGCTGGATGCGGGCGGTCATGTGGTTGTGGCCAAGCGGGCCGACAATTCCGGCATCCTGCGGATCGAGATCGCAACGGGCAAGGCCTATGGCGCGCTGGGCTTCGGCCTGCCGAGCCGGGTGCTGTTTTCCCGCGCGCAGGAAAACCCCAATTTCTTCAACGCGGTGGCGATGGCGTCGGGCGGGCGGCTGGTGCCGAATGCGGGCGGCGTCCTGTTGCGCGACGGCGAGGGCCGGATCGTCGGCGCGGTGGGCGTCAGCGGGGATACGGCGGATATGGATGAGATCTGCGCCTTGGCGGGGATCGAGGGCAGCGGCCTGACCGGGGATGTCGGGCGCGGCTGA
- a CDS encoding NAD(P)-dependent oxidoreductase, whose translation MTTVGLIGLGIMGMAYAGNLSRKGFSLVGYDPMAEARARLAALPGAVAVDSPAEVAAQADVILMALPSVTALEAVVEAMAPALRPGQVLAEMGTLPIPAKEAARDRMAECGAVLMDCPVSGTGAQAEKGDLVVYLSGPEAAGARLRPVLEAIAKDIRAVGPFGNGMKLKLVANLLVSIHNLATAEALLFAQRQGLDLRMVYDAIAGGGAATSRMFEVRGPLMIEDRYEPATMKMDVYMKDVALILEQAQAVDAPIPLMAATVPYYEAGLTQGRHKQDTAALFAVLAQLAEEGASC comes from the coding sequence ATGACGACGGTCGGGCTGATCGGGCTGGGTATCATGGGGATGGCCTATGCGGGGAACCTGTCCCGCAAGGGGTTTTCCCTTGTGGGATATGACCCGATGGCCGAGGCGCGGGCGCGGCTGGCCGCGCTGCCCGGCGCGGTGGCGGTGGATAGCCCCGCCGAGGTTGCGGCGCAGGCGGATGTGATCCTGATGGCGCTGCCCTCTGTCACGGCGCTGGAGGCGGTGGTGGAGGCGATGGCCCCGGCGCTGCGCCCCGGTCAGGTTCTGGCGGAGATGGGCACATTGCCCATTCCGGCGAAAGAGGCCGCGCGGGACCGGATGGCCGAATGCGGGGCCGTGCTGATGGATTGCCCCGTGTCCGGCACGGGGGCGCAGGCGGAAAAGGGTGATCTGGTCGTCTATCTATCTGGGCCAGAGGCGGCAGGGGCGCGGCTGCGTCCGGTGCTGGAGGCGATTGCGAAGGATATCCGCGCGGTTGGCCCCTTTGGCAATGGGATGAAGCTGAAGCTGGTGGCGAACCTTTTGGTGTCGATCCACAACCTAGCCACGGCAGAGGCGCTGCTTTTTGCGCAGCGGCAGGGGCTGGATTTGCGGATGGTCTATGATGCCATCGCGGGCGGCGGTGCCGCGACAAGCCGGATGTTCGAGGTGCGCGGGCCGTTGATGATCGAGGATCGGTATGAACCGGCCACGATGAAGATGGACGTCTACATGAAGGATGTGGCGCTGATCCTTGAACAAGCGCAGGCGGTGGATGCACCCATCCCCCTGATGGCGGCGACGGTTCCCTATTACGAGGCGGGGCTGACGCAGGGGCGGCACAAGCAGGACACGGCGGCATTGTTTGCCGTTCTGGCGCAATTGGCAGAGGAGGGGGCGTCATGCTGA
- the pcaD gene encoding 3-oxoadipate enol-lactonase, whose product MTRFTVDTGGVALSAQVDGAEGKPWLLLSNSLAADLGMWDDQIAHLTRTHRVLRYDTRGHGQSAAPVGPYSFDDLVADMVALLDHVGAERADVMGLSLGGMTALGLGLAHPGRVRRMVVCDARADAPPPFVQSWDDRIAGIRAGGMASIVEGTLARWFTPAADPSVPARAKAMILATSPIGYEGCAGALKRLDYLRHLGGMTVPVRFIVGAEDMGAPPAVMRAMAEATPGASFAEIPGTAHVPNMENPAGFAAALGDFLGAA is encoded by the coding sequence ATGACCCGCTTTACCGTCGATACCGGGGGCGTGGCCCTGTCGGCGCAGGTGGATGGGGCAGAGGGGAAGCCGTGGCTTCTGCTGTCCAATTCACTGGCTGCGGATCTTGGCATGTGGGACGACCAGATTGCCCACCTGACCCGCACGCATCGGGTTCTGCGCTATGACACGCGGGGGCATGGGCAAAGCGCGGCGCCCGTTGGCCCTTATTCGTTTGACGATCTGGTGGCGGATATGGTCGCCCTCTTGGATCATGTCGGGGCAGAGCGGGCCGATGTGATGGGCCTGTCGCTTGGTGGCATGACGGCGCTGGGGTTGGGGCTTGCGCATCCGGGGCGGGTGCGGCGGATGGTGGTCTGCGATGCGCGGGCCGATGCGCCGCCGCCATTTGTGCAAAGCTGGGACGACCGGATCGCCGGAATTCGCGCGGGTGGCATGGCGTCGATCGTGGAGGGGACGCTGGCGCGGTGGTTCACCCCTGCGGCGGATCCGTCCGTTCCGGCACGGGCGAAGGCGATGATCCTTGCCACCTCGCCCATCGGGTATGAGGGCTGCGCGGGGGCGTTGAAGCGGCTGGATTATCTGCGGCATCTGGGCGGGATGACGGTTCCCGTTCGCTTTATCGTGGGGGCCGAGGATATGGGGGCCCCGCCTGCCGTGATGCGGGCGATGGCCGAGGCGACGCCGGGCGCGTCTTTCGCCGAAATCCCCGGCACCGCGCATGTGCCGAATATGGAGAACCCGGCGGGTTTTGCGGCGGCCTTGGGCGATTTTCTGGGGGCGGCATGA
- a CDS encoding LLM class flavin-dependent oxidoreductase, giving the protein MQLGFFTMPIHPLDKDWRQCLREDRDAFVLADELDFAEAYVGEHVTDKAENITSSVVFIAALVDRVKKMRLGTGTVNLPNTHPAHVAAQIAMLDHLLDGRFNFGISPGGLLSDAEIFGNLDNDRNAMFLEAIDMVLALWREKPPYALKGRFWNITTERTVMEEIGQGIVGQPLQRPHPPIVVTAVAPFSKGVTAAAARGWDPISANFLMPRWVATHKDSYIEGCAQGGRTADLANWRVAKSVFVAKDMETARNYARNPDSPYVFYYRQLLTKLKKNGRANLFKDDPSMPDDAVTLDYVLDRLVCYGTPDKVADELLAFREEVGRFGTLLYAGHDWADVGLARESMRLLAEEVLPRVNDAEKVAEAAE; this is encoded by the coding sequence ATGCAACTTGGCTTTTTCACCATGCCCATCCACCCGCTGGACAAGGACTGGCGGCAATGCCTGCGCGAGGATCGGGATGCATTCGTTCTGGCTGATGAGCTGGATTTCGCAGAGGCCTATGTTGGCGAGCATGTGACCGACAAGGCGGAGAACATCACCTCCTCCGTCGTCTTTATCGCCGCGCTAGTGGACCGGGTGAAGAAGATGCGGCTGGGCACCGGGACGGTGAACCTGCCGAACACCCATCCCGCGCATGTGGCGGCGCAGATCGCGATGTTGGATCACCTTCTGGATGGGCGGTTCAATTTCGGGATCAGCCCCGGCGGTCTTCTGTCGGATGCCGAGATTTTCGGGAACCTCGACAATGACCGGAACGCCATGTTCCTTGAGGCGATCGACATGGTGCTGGCGCTGTGGCGGGAAAAACCGCCCTATGCGTTGAAGGGGCGGTTCTGGAACATCACGACCGAACGCACGGTGATGGAAGAGATCGGGCAGGGCATCGTGGGGCAGCCCTTGCAGCGCCCGCATCCGCCTATTGTGGTGACGGCGGTGGCGCCGTTTTCCAAGGGCGTGACGGCGGCGGCGGCGCGGGGTTGGGACCCGATCTCGGCCAACTTCCTGATGCCGCGCTGGGTCGCGACGCATAAGGACAGCTATATCGAAGGCTGCGCGCAGGGCGGGCGGACGGCGGACCTTGCCAATTGGCGGGTGGCGAAGTCGGTCTTTGTGGCCAAGGACATGGAGACGGCGCGCAACTATGCGCGCAACCCCGACAGCCCCTATGTGTTCTACTATCGTCAGCTTTTGACCAAGCTGAAGAAGAACGGACGGGCGAACCTGTTCAAGGATGACCCGTCCATGCCGGATGATGCGGTCACGCTGGATTATGTGCTGGATCGGCTGGTCTGCTATGGCACGCCGGACAAGGTGGCGGATGAACTTCTGGCCTTCCGCGAAGAGGTGGGGCGGTTTGGCACGCTGCTTTATGCGGGGCATGACTGGGCCGATGTCGGGCTGGCGCGCGAGTCGATGCGGCTTTTGGCCGAAGAGGTGCTGCCGCGCGTCAACGATGCCGAGAAGGTGGCGGAGGCGGCGGAATGA
- a CDS encoding LysR family transcriptional regulator produces MNFRQLATFVGIYEDGSFNKAARRLNATQSGLSVQIRNLEETMGTVLFERSAKGVQPTLAGRRLYATAVEVLRQLDRVGLELRDLSGQITGPLRVGLMPTFTRGLLAPVLSGYMAEHPNVDVSVVEAYSAVLMDKVAEGEVDFAVVPRSAERDGIRARDLGEDREILVTRAGGRLRHLEPARLTELGPLNLVLPLRGNARRDRLDRAFETMGVKVNSILAMDAMIATLDFVASSDYATILPQTICGKDLEGRLRWLHPIEGPVLTVGYSIIEPARRAPTPAATEFIAHLEAEYRRSARQWDEIIASIPRR; encoded by the coding sequence ATGAACTTTCGTCAGCTGGCCACCTTTGTCGGCATCTATGAGGACGGGTCGTTCAACAAGGCGGCGCGGCGGTTGAACGCCACGCAATCGGGCCTGTCGGTGCAGATCCGCAATCTGGAAGAGACGATGGGGACGGTTCTGTTTGAACGGTCGGCCAAGGGGGTGCAGCCGACGCTGGCGGGGCGCAGGCTCTATGCCACGGCGGTGGAGGTGCTGCGGCAACTGGATCGCGTGGGGTTGGAGTTGCGCGACCTGTCGGGGCAGATCACGGGGCCGTTGCGCGTCGGGCTGATGCCAACCTTCACGCGGGGTCTGCTGGCCCCGGTGTTGAGCGGATACATGGCCGAGCATCCGAATGTGGACGTGTCGGTGGTAGAGGCCTATTCGGCGGTCCTGATGGACAAGGTGGCGGAAGGCGAGGTGGATTTCGCCGTGGTGCCGCGCAGCGCCGAGCGCGATGGGATCAGGGCGCGGGACTTGGGTGAGGATCGGGAGATTCTGGTCACGCGGGCCGGGGGCAGGTTGCGGCATCTGGAGCCTGCGCGGCTGACGGAGTTGGGGCCATTGAACCTTGTGCTGCCCCTGCGCGGCAATGCGCGGCGGGATCGGCTGGACCGGGCGTTTGAAACGATGGGGGTGAAGGTCAATTCCATCCTTGCTATGGATGCGATGATCGCGACCTTGGATTTCGTGGCGAGTTCTGATTACGCGACGATCCTGCCGCAGACGATTTGCGGAAAGGATCTGGAGGGGCGGCTGCGCTGGTTGCATCCGATTGAGGGGCCAGTCCTGACGGTGGGCTATTCCATCATCGAACCCGCCCGCCGTGCCCCGACGCCTGCGGCAACGGAATTCATCGCCCATCTGGAAGCCGAATATCGCCGCAGCGCGCGGCAATGGGATGAGATCATCGCGTCGATCCCCCGCCGCTGA
- a CDS encoding flavin reductase family protein — MQVVNPATLTATAMTDLRHPDPSLYRDVMGAFPTGVTVMTLTTADGTRVGVTASSFNTVSLDPPLILWSLALKAPSLHAFRTTDHFAVNILAEDQRQIALQFARPSDDKFAGIPTETGQTGAPLLTGALAHVECRTVARHPGGDHEIMVAEVLTLRRRDGTPLVFQRGAFHGLTST; from the coding sequence ATGCAAGTGGTGAACCCGGCCACGCTTACCGCCACAGCCATGACGGACCTTCGCCATCCCGACCCGTCGCTTTACCGCGACGTGATGGGGGCCTTCCCCACCGGCGTGACCGTCATGACACTTACAACCGCCGACGGCACGCGTGTGGGCGTCACCGCCTCCTCCTTCAACACCGTCTCCCTCGACCCGCCGCTGATCCTCTGGAGCCTTGCACTCAAGGCCCCCAGCCTGCACGCCTTCCGCACCACCGACCACTTCGCCGTCAACATCCTTGCCGAAGACCAGCGCCAGATCGCCCTGCAATTCGCCCGCCCCTCGGACGACAAATTCGCAGGCATCCCCACCGAAACCGGCCAGACCGGCGCCCCCCTCCTGACCGGCGCGCTGGCCCATGTCGAATGTCGCACCGTGGCCCGCCACCCCGGCGGCGATCACGAGATCATGGTGGCCGAGGTCCTCACCCTCCGCCGCCGCGACGGCACGCCGCTGGTGTTCCAGCGCGGCGCCTTCCACGGCCTGACCTCCACCTGA
- a CDS encoding polysaccharide deacetylase family protein, translating to MDGTMILSDRIPYVAAPDRPRLTLPDGARVAVWVIVNVEHWNITRAMPRTVLPPPMGQPLLPDVPNWSWHEYGMRAGFWRQHRALTSRGIPAVLALNGKVCDSYPRVAEAALEAGWEFMGHGFEQGPMHRLEDQHDAIRRAQDRIEAFCGYRPRSWESPGLTETEATLDLLRAEGVEYVADWVIDDLPQRIETPHGPITTVPYTVEMNDITVFALQQHSAEEFLTRGIAQYDRLHAEGAENARVMAISIHPYITGVPHRIGVLERLLDYIGEKGGAKFMTASQIGDWYGAEMARVG from the coding sequence ATGGACGGAACCATGATCCTGTCGGACCGTATCCCTTACGTCGCGGCACCCGATCGCCCGCGCCTGACCCTGCCCGATGGCGCGCGTGTCGCGGTTTGGGTGATCGTTAATGTCGAACATTGGAACATCACGCGGGCCATGCCGCGCACCGTTCTGCCGCCGCCAATGGGCCAGCCCCTTTTGCCGGATGTGCCGAACTGGTCTTGGCATGAATACGGGATGCGCGCCGGGTTTTGGCGGCAGCATCGGGCGCTGACCTCGCGCGGGATTCCGGCGGTGCTGGCCCTGAACGGGAAGGTCTGCGACAGCTATCCCCGCGTGGCGGAAGCCGCGCTGGAGGCGGGGTGGGAGTTCATGGGGCACGGGTTCGAGCAGGGACCGATGCACAGGCTTGAGGATCAGCATGACGCGATCCGCCGCGCGCAGGACCGGATCGAGGCGTTTTGCGGCTATCGCCCGCGCAGCTGGGAAAGCCCCGGCCTTACGGAAACCGAGGCGACGCTGGACCTGTTGCGCGCCGAAGGGGTGGAGTATGTGGCGGATTGGGTGATCGACGATCTGCCGCAGCGGATCGAGACGCCGCATGGGCCGATCACCACGGTGCCTTACACGGTGGAGATGAATGACATCACCGTATTCGCCCTGCAACAGCACAGCGCCGAGGAATTCCTGACGCGGGGGATTGCGCAATATGATCGGCTGCATGCCGAAGGGGCCGAGAATGCGCGGGTGATGGCGATTTCGATCCACCCCTATATCACCGGGGTGCCGCACCGGATCGGCGTTTTGGAGCGGCTTCTGGATTATATCGGCGAAAAGGGAGGGGCCAAGTTCATGACCGCCTCGCAGATCGGCGATTGGTACGGGGCCGAGATGGCGCGGGTCGGTTAG
- a CDS encoding C4-dicarboxylate TRAP transporter substrate-binding protein, which produces MMTARIKGRLTGLFVGAAAMALASSVAAETFTLRIGAGHPNGPTVYVNDTANFFVPEVKRRVAERTEHEIEFVEGYGGAIAGVADTLEAVESGLLDIGAFCMCFETSKLFLHNFPYYAPFGPQDSAQAMQTVRQVYNEVPWLTEAFTKDYGQVLLGLHGWDNYHLGTVEPWSTLDDLKGVKIAGAGPNLPWLETAGTVPVQSALPDGYMSMQTGVYSGWIMFPSGYLGFKFYEPAPNFTLIGFGAMGVNALTMNAASLSRLPEDVQAIIREVGAEYEAAAGANLNAAQERGLTGLKEAGANIVELAPEARQAWAETMAGFPARMAADGDGRGMPASDVLKAYIAAVSAAGYSWPVEYKID; this is translated from the coding sequence ATGATGACAGCGCGCATTAAGGGGCGTTTGACGGGGCTTTTTGTCGGTGCGGCGGCCATGGCGCTTGCCTCATCGGTGGCGGCAGAGACCTTCACGCTGCGGATCGGGGCGGGGCATCCGAACGGGCCGACCGTCTATGTCAATGACACCGCGAATTTCTTCGTGCCCGAGGTGAAGCGCCGGGTGGCCGAGCGGACGGAGCACGAGATCGAATTCGTCGAAGGCTATGGCGGGGCGATTGCCGGGGTGGCCGATACGCTGGAAGCGGTGGAGAGCGGGCTTCTGGATATCGGGGCCTTCTGCATGTGCTTTGAGACCTCGAAGCTTTTCCTGCACAACTTCCCCTATTACGCACCTTTCGGGCCGCAGGATTCCGCGCAGGCGATGCAGACCGTGCGGCAGGTCTATAACGAGGTGCCGTGGCTGACTGAGGCCTTCACCAAGGATTACGGGCAGGTTCTGCTGGGGCTGCATGGCTGGGACAACTATCACCTTGGCACGGTCGAGCCGTGGTCGACCTTGGATGACCTGAAGGGTGTGAAGATTGCGGGCGCGGGGCCGAACCTGCCTTGGCTGGAAACGGCGGGCACGGTTCCGGTGCAATCGGCGCTGCCGGATGGCTATATGTCGATGCAGACCGGGGTCTATTCGGGCTGGATCATGTTCCCGTCGGGTTATCTGGGGTTCAAGTTCTATGAACCTGCGCCGAACTTCACGCTGATCGGCTTTGGCGCGATGGGGGTGAATGCGCTGACGATGAATGCGGCGTCGCTGTCGCGTCTGCCCGAGGATGTGCAGGCCATCATCCGCGAAGTGGGTGCGGAATATGAGGCGGCGGCGGGTGCCAACCTGAACGCGGCGCAGGAGCGCGGGCTGACCGGGCTGAAGGAGGCGGGCGCCAATATCGTGGAGCTTGCGCCCGAAGCGCGGCAGGCTTGGGCGGAAACGATGGCGGGCTTCCCGGCGCGGATGGCTGCGGATGGCGACGGGCGCGGGATGCCTGCGTCGGATGTTCTGAAGGCCTATATCGCGGCGGTCAGCGCGGCGGGTTACTCTTGGCCGGTGGAATATAAGATCGACTGA
- a CDS encoding TRAP transporter small permease, producing the protein MNANITLARGLHILSCFWILALAVTVCADALGRGLFNAPVPGTKEILQNSVVAITFLQLPLAVYSGSMLRTPILVGLLPPVLRRLMRVLACLLGAAIFAALVASSWPEFQTAYRIGEYEGEGALRVPTWPVRGIILVLSALTVIAYLWMIALDLAGRLMNDEEAPGAIRGSERGGDA; encoded by the coding sequence ATGAACGCGAATATCACCCTCGCAAGGGGGCTTCATATCCTGTCCTGCTTCTGGATCCTCGCGCTGGCGGTCACCGTCTGCGCTGACGCGCTAGGCCGCGGGCTTTTCAATGCCCCCGTGCCGGGGACGAAAGAAATCCTGCAAAATTCGGTGGTTGCGATCACCTTCCTGCAATTGCCTCTGGCCGTTTATTCCGGCTCCATGCTGCGCACGCCGATCCTTGTCGGGCTCTTGCCGCCCGTCCTGCGCCGCCTGATGCGCGTCCTCGCGTGCCTCCTTGGGGCCGCGATCTTTGCCGCCCTTGTGGCCTCAAGCTGGCCGGAATTCCAAACCGCCTATCGCATCGGTGAATATGAAGGCGAAGGGGCCTTGCGCGTTCCAACATGGCCCGTGCGCGGCATCATCCTGGTCCTCTCGGCCCTGACGGTGATCGCCTATCTCTGGATGATCGCGCTCGATCTTGCTGGTCGGCTGATGAATGACGAAGAAGCACCGGGCGCCATCCGCGGCTCCGAACGCGGGGGGGATGCCTGA